AGTACGACGTTAATGCCACGGCGCAGGGTGAGATTACGGACGGAAATCATAAGGAGCTACTTCGGAGAGGAGTCGCATGATAGCCGACTGGACGGGTGGGGCTGGTTATTGTCTGAGTGGGCTGGCGGTTTGGGGCGTCTCTTGGAGACAAAGCGAGGCGGGGACTGGCGTAGCGGGGGACGGTTGTGGGCCAGTGAATAGGGCGGTGAATGATGGCGCCTGGCCGCACTTTTTGCGCGATGACGATCGGCTGGGCGCTCCTGGCCGAACCCCTTCGGAATCTCCGCCTCCTGGGCCCGCTTGCCGCAACCTGCGAGAGGGACAGTCCTGAAGTAAAGACAACTATTTCCCAATACCGAGAAGGAATTCGCGATCGGACTCGGGCATTGAATTGAGCCATTCCGATTCGGCTCCAGGTGCGGGCAACACCTTACCGTACTCAACCATCTGGGACGGCGATAACTCCGAGAGATACACCCAAACGGAGCGCTTTTCGGCCCCCGTCGCGTTTGCGACAAGCGTGACGAGAGCTTCGAGCAAACCTTTCTTCTGATCCGCGCTTCTGCCCGCACGGATCTGTCCCTGGACGAATAACAGATCCGACACGAGCGGTGCTCCGCCGAGGAAGTGATCGCCAGCCGGAATGGCCTGAAAAATCACCTGCGCGAAAAAACCTTGCGCGCCGGTCGCCTCACTGTGTACGCGTGTAATGTCTCGCGCGATCTCCCGCTTCTGCGGATCGGTAAGCCGCCCAGCGGCCGCCATCACGGTATAAGTTGGCATGCTGTTCTCCTGTCGCGATTGCTCGCTACGATTAATACGCCTTGCTATCGACAGATTGTGACCCATTCAGCGTTACCGATCCATCGATCGAGACGCGTTGATCCCGGTCTCCGTAGAGCGCCGCGTGCATCATCGACCGATCGAGTTCCCCCTCCCACGCCGATACTACGCCAACCGCTACTGCATTACCCATGACGTTCACCGACGGCGTGACTGTGCCGACACGGCCGCCGGCAATGCAAAGGCAGTGGCCATCGCGAGCGCAGCGGCGCGGAACCTAAGGAGGTTCATGATTAATCTCTTTCGCAAGATGGGTTGGCGGACTTACTGGGCGGTCGTGGCGCTCGGCGTGTAGCGCGGCGCGGCCTCGGCGTTCGCGAACCGGGGAGCCAGCGCGCGACGGTCGGCTTCCCACTTCGTCCAGTCGTCACCATCGTGCAGCGTTGGGATGGTCACGAGTTCGCCCTGATCGAGGCCCGCGAGCGCGGCATCCACCAGATCGTCGGCTGTCATCGTGCTCGCGGCTTCCTTTTGCTTCGAATAGCCGGGACGTCCCAGAACTCGGTTGCCGTCGCTGCCGGCAGCACGGTCTGCACACGCACGCCCTTGCCTGCGAGGTCACGCTGAAGCGCATGGCCGAAGCTCAGCACGTACGATTTCGAGGCGCTGTACACACCGTTCAACAGCTCGACTGCAATGCCGACCACCGAACTGATGTTGATGATCGTGCCCGAGCCCTTGGCGACGAACGTAGGCGCAACCGCGTAGGTGAGACGCGTCAGCGCCGTGATGTTCAGGTTGATCATCGACTCCATGGAGTCGACGTGGCCGTCGAGAACCGATGCAACCGAGCCGATACCCGCGTTGTTCACCAGCATCGTGATACGCGGGTCTTCGCGAAGCAGGGTCTCGATTTTCGCGAGCGCAGCCTTGTCGTTGAGATCCGCGGCAATCGTTTCGATCGAGCGGCCCGTCTCTTTCGTGAGGCGCTCTGCGAGAGCGTTCAGGCGGCTCTGGTTGCGTGCCACCAGAATAAGGTTGAAGCCGCGCTTGGCGAGACGGTCGGCGTAGATGGCGCCAATGCCAGCCGACGCACCGGTGATCAGCGCGAAACCGTTTGTAGAGGAAGTCATTTTCAGTCCTTGAGTGAATTGTTGAACCAGCAAGGCGTTGGTTCATGGAGCGAATTCTGAACTCGGCCGTCCACGACCTCAATGCCATATATGCAATGATTCCAG
This genomic stretch from Paraburkholderia bryophila harbors:
- a CDS encoding tautomerase family protein, with the protein product MGHNLSIARRINRSEQSRQENSMPTYTVMAAAGRLTDPQKREIARDITRVHSEATGAQGFFAQVIFQAIPAGDHFLGGAPLVSDLLFVQGQIRAGRSADQKKGLLEALVTLVANATGAEKRSVWVYLSELSPSQMVEYGKVLPAPGAESEWLNSMPESDREFLLGIGK